One Lytechinus variegatus isolate NC3 chromosome 14, Lvar_3.0, whole genome shotgun sequence genomic region harbors:
- the LOC121427163 gene encoding E3 ubiquitin-protein ligase Midline-1-like, whose product MAEKCGSEKASNSSPNLICPLCLDIFVEATILTSCGHTFCRRCLKKYDLTHQDLDHMVCPLCREITKLSANRVDDLRLNVSINGCVDDYHAKCGGMNAVLEMCQKCTACKSLKDAVSFCKTCNCYMCDECLRCHKHLTALFDGHEIVSMDDVIEGKVSIGHLFEKCSIHKQENKDMFCEDCKVHVCQKCVLVGHKAHEIKNQVDFEQELRRKVTDLAQRCADKKAELEKNIQNIEIQRHEVHTAVQTLLDDVRQAYSIKAKELEENLRNLTDQIHALERSFDDDLNVLKSKDRQRIKSICSSIILVDNDRLGHLETDTLSAHILLCEELDVMLKEITDHTSAEAIRKKAQETRFKPADDTRLDLGSISRSDPKMEVITSVDLQGVMLGMTRYSNSTVAIGYGGYAQGIDIIDSNGGKQRYRNTPLSDMNCYDLVLQRDGALCVLTGSREAYIYSSLGSRKATIHVRNNESFLRVSRSPSDEIIITNYGKQVYIYDPTGYTLKHTVQTKHDTRQASTTRTGLIVTSSCYTNPSVVTVYDRDGNAGESLHLQAPEDVYPYVAVDEQDRVYVASVDKKNSSVVIRLYDLDGLNLKERVEFKALDMTLQEYWCYLVSLSPDMLAFACGKNLYFIKVSL is encoded by the exons ATGGCTGAGAAGTGTGGATCAGAGAAAGCATCAAACTCTTCACCGAACCTGATATGTCCATTATGTCTTGATATATTTGTCGAGGCGACAATCTTAACTTCATGTGGACACACATTTTGTAGGCGATGCCTCAAGAAATACGATCTAACCCACCAGGACCTTGATCACATGGTCTGTCCTCTCTGCAGGGAGATCACCAAGTTGTCTGCAAACCGTGTCGATGATCTCCGCCTCAATGTCTCCATCAACGGATGCGTAGACGATTACCACGCCAAGTGTGGAGGGATGAATGCTGTCCTTGAGATGTGCCAGAAATGCACCGCTTGCAAGTCTCTGAAAGACGCTGTATCATTCTGCAAAACATGTAATTGTTATATGTGTGATGAGTGCTTACGTTGCCATAAACATCTTACCGCGTTGTTTGACGGTCATGAGATCGTCTCCatggatgatgtcatcgaaGGGAAGGTCAGCATTGGTCATTTATTCGAGAAGTGCTCCATCCACAAACAAGAGAACAAGGATATGTTTTGTGAGGATTGTAAGGTCCATGTCTGTCAAAAGTGTGTACTTGTTGGTCATAAAGCTCATGAAATCAAGAACCAGGTTGACTTTGAGCAGGAGTTGCGACGGAAg GTGACAGACCTTGCTCAGCGATGTGCTGACAAGAAAGCAGAGCTGGAGAAGAACATTCAGAACATAGAAATACAACGTCATGAGGTACACACTGCAGTGCAGACACTACTAGATGATGTCAGGCAAGCCTACAGCATCAAGGCCAAGGAGCTGGAAGAAAATCTTCGAAATCTCACCGACCAAATACATGCCTTAGAACGTAGTTTTGATGACGACCTCAACGTCTTGAAGTCAAAAGATCGACAGAGGATCAAGAGTATTTGTAGTTCAATTATTTTGGTAGATAATGACAGACTTGGTCATCTTGAGACAGACACTCTATCTGCTCATATCTTGCTCTGTGAGGAGCTCGATGTCATGCTGAAGGAGATTACTGATCACACTTCTGCGGAAGCTATTAGGAAGAAAGCACAGGAGACGAGGTTCAAACCAGCAGATGATACTCGTCTTGACCTCGGGAGCATCTCACGATCAGATCCCAAGATGGAAGTCATTACGAGTGTTGATCTACAGGGAGTGATGCTCGGTATGACAAGGTACTCCAATAGCACTGTCGCTATCGGGTATGGGGGATATGCACAAGGTATTGATATCATTGATTCAAATGGTGGAAAGCAGCGGTATAGAAACACACCCTTAAGTGACATGAATTGTTATGATCTGGTTTTGCAACGGGACGGGGCGTTATGCGTGTTGACTGGTTCTAGAGAAGCCTACATCTACTCTTCCCTTGGTTCCAGGAAAGCAACAATCCACGTGAGAAACAATGAATCTTTTCTCAGAGTTAGCAGGAGTCCATCAGATGAAATTATCATTACTAACTATGGAAAACAAGTCTATATCTATGACCCGACAGGATACACTCTTAAACACACTGTTCAAACAAAGCACGATACGAGGCAGGCATCTACCACCAGGACGGGTTTGATCGTCACGAGTTCATGCTATACCAATCCAAGCGTGGTGACGGTCTATGACAGGGATGGGAATGCTGGTGAGTCTCTACATCTACAAGCTCCAGAGGATGTCTACCCGTATGTTGCCGTGGATGAGCAGGACAGGGTGTATGTAGCGAGTGTTGATAAGAAGAATAGTAGCGTCGTGATCAGGCTCTATGATCTTGATGGTCTGAACCTGAAGGAAAGAGTTGAATTCAAAGCACTTGATATGACATTGCAAGAGTATTGGTGTTACTTAGTTTCCCTCTCCCCAGACATGCTCGCCTTTGCTTGTGgcaaaaatttatatttcatcaagGTATCACTGTAA